The following are encoded together in the Cervus elaphus chromosome 23, mCerEla1.1, whole genome shotgun sequence genome:
- the TASOR2 gene encoding protein TASOR 2 isoform X1 — protein MFLPFRPIIYDINREQEYVKNSGGILGENELRPPSQLQPLLEKTETGFISEKIFETVSLSSDSLFQRTVSILHTSYLDSASEHGFQYSQVTLVKNDIFLNEYKTFYQEKKANNYTDEELQETYGFLLFETESQAKLVCQHGLCVGSSAITTLGDPAKGVYISKYSDYLHARPWYHGKSGYVVIFNIIKGKVKFVPENYTANYTSPSSGYDCHVAVNINKISHKTSHFRTFELSQYYLYELSGSTVTERPRQICPYLIVAFQYREPKKMAAPAHDHKSILELRENVLISPWKGKLIIQGCLMCDITLWSSCGTVVPKQLPHELDFKYVMKVSSLKEKLPEAAFKKQNYMENKVCCQDMCFNMYEVELSNKQGEKVDKLIEYIKREQLAIIKCLEDREFFILLTSSALMSETGFGEEQTGLHGLHLFHSPPSAAGLTDLKVEDDISLKVVPVLPALNCALLEAKKSLSEKRISLNTLVKHNFQDLSKVNKSPPLTAASQDGFKETGFSGQVSSAFDLTPPAEKCPLQSLTQLKSYFSDASGYILGVSTVLGLLAERPQSPCISDGICDTGFSLVMTPDPEFHDSEAEGRKDTETGNNSEDVFQARQGALVPLSLAPNLRVQPKRKASTLPVVQSKRVNLYRPFPKRTPAGGNKGPASTTTLKLVKGQFPQRRKRGAEVLTAQFVQITKLDRKAQEAPSSKDVPVATNAKRARRRETSPDTPVPTAKPPTKKSPQKQRVNIVKGNQNPRLRKQPQPAKGETALQLQSEISSGQDISINTAQPEHVTVAPKALTETSVVGCDSQALNMLADLALSAATSSTPSPEPRNLPCSLELPQNSVPLSKEQLLHGTSDHEYHRGVKSQKGGPLPKPSSDQSNLSSDPMVSPEEESVDPGSWAPAEAQPALPKETHESSNASQTSFVAAEHSYALLLAEHSKRGGPGLAFAKSSTKGSDMGTPVGKVIPFLRPTMTSPLQKLSMALAFRHRGRLLPTGPQDFCCSSHTVFCCDGSFKVTFTCEADYSFSLDSKYTNNPLEKTVVRALHGPWNTDLPDNVEEVKLLLHMWVALFYSRQNKVVRSSRKVVEHSNPAKYVSINSPLESFEFGEIEEPSGVERYSLDPLLEASEAPRGCAAEVSCPGSNPMRPFTKLPPVRGLELWVQNEQKEMFATVGHQESPESQNFICSCNNEIIRGKAEQESSGKLETSNLVPPSIGSSQANGPSVAGEDKTFEPLNNTQVTSCNDTAPQTTFANKTYDEISSPSMICQKSVYSTLESKVDIFHAQRETEADALQGLIRCSSPINKECQPLLEGKGDMGYVMINLEPVTLTLEKSAYVPVQTEAVNRADKPTAFNVELTKQVSPAASLRHPVSTFEKSQMQALGDNPSLAVSGQKGTQYLHASSVCRETLAEETCSLQKGQAMAGSLSPSDNPMVTEALPLAKSSNYSLPRGEMKLSQEFLLPTQNLLSISSEEIIEPSQVEVVPSSASAPLGKKDSLNYIASIKKTLCGSSELKKDKSGLNSENISFQSFNSTFTKEAGLSVNREEVSLKVSEEDSNLDLTLTLSPPMSPREEAPIGEVEQLREAPLPRVGLQEMAEEISVPEEVPSIENRDVSSAANTCVKPAENKEGKGGDLQTVAFILSKETCTLEVAEEVHLASDFPFSSLIEEVSPASSPDPQAPVEEAPPAQATSPRGLNHCDALGEKSARLSKVESGDLAVTEKESSLVAATCPMEQDNSAQVQQMQFSAEMPLRLQNHAGKKGRFLILPGDITQETGPSKCGEGFSLSGKRPDCDAMVTQPACTVTYGGSLENLVSSGHPLQPTGVETCSPHPYHRVLETSEPFSPAEIPENKSSADMYVSTATPSAVVTSTQSLPEDVLSSDVKTHECCYILVKSLRSDPVAGAEGAQTHGHPELPKPTLPLGGPTAAHSAGPSNTGTGLPTQEVPIVRMTHLLDSENSGAELQGRAVDPGGAGPQLLATSPQGRQEPACPLQEGSPCAVWDLLRGGLLPTYLQADAHPGTAGHGESAGPEPPASFAPRSGAPPAGGVSEEQLQGGSVGEAGTGGGMGVGVLSDIYYEPLSGDSDQDSLGEYGHPRYNTEESCASQYGHTGKREGASKDSYNSFLSLNTSDHNWGYASQVPGLESSIPPRSRLGGLKKEATCMPCYVQIRDVCGVPRSYANFTVTRKLRDTPRTLHGLRRRPTGTAPCGLLSSWADAWQGADDLTQNTLDLEHLRFAHKLKQIVKMGAARHSVLLPGTFPKEPPAQVTTGAFHGTPMPTCPGLPPASRSRSPLMVTIVHQMPNHVDCPSSWKKRCGHSRNHLTNSDQNQTASFHLHKLKYNNSTLKDSRNDIAVILSEYAEFNKVMLSSRQVVQDTEPPVALGAAVPRELCVCGPQPASYEDLVADLCSSLRVKLERVVREACSSTFLFHLVETEDKSFFVRTKNILRKGGHTEIEPQHFCQVFHREKGALLVIIRNEDIASHLHQIPSLLKLKHFPRVVFAGVDSPEDVLNDTYQELLRTGGFVVSDDKLLETLTLVQLKEIVKILEKLNGNGRWKWLLHYRENKKLKEDVRVDSIAHKKNLILKSYQSANIIELLHYHHCDSRPSTKAEHLKCLVNLQVQHIHARFAVFLTEKPVVSREVFENSGILVTDVNDFIENIQKVASPFRSSYW, from the exons tttttgaGACAGTATCCTTGAGTTCAGACTCTCTCTTCCAGAGGACAGTTTCAATTCTCCATACTTCTTACTTGGACTCTGCATCTGAGCATGGTTTTCAGTACAGTCAAGTGACTTtggtgaaaaatgacattttcttaaATGAG TACAAAACtttttaccaagaaaaaaaagcaaataactaTACTGACGAAGAACTTCAAGAAACTTATGGGTTTCTTCTGTTTGAAACTGAAAGTCAG GCGAAGTTGGTATGTCAGCATGGACTCTGTGTGGGCAGCAGTGCTATCACCACTCTGGGGGACCCAGCGAAAG gTGTGTACATTTCCAAATATTCAGACTATCTTCATGCAAGACCTTGGTATCATGGGAAGTCTGGTTATgttgtaatttttaatataattaag GGAAAAGTCAAGTTTGTGCCTGAGAATTATACAGCTAACTATACTAGCCCATCTTCTGGCTATGATTGCCATGTGGCTGTAAATATTAACAAGATTTCTCACAAGACAAGTCATTTTCGCACCTTTGAACTGAGTCAG tattaCCTCTATGAACTTTCAGGCAGCACTGTTACTGAGCGACCCAGACAGATCTGTCCTTACCTGATTGTAGCTTTTCAGTACAGGGAACCTAAAAAGATGGCAGCACCAGCCCATGATCATAAAAGCAT ACTTGAACTCAGAGAAAATG TTCTCATCTCTCCATGGAAAGGGAAATTAATTATACAAGGCTGTCTGATGTGTGATATAACTCTTTGGTCTTCCTGTGGTACAGTGGTTCCAAAACAACT accACATGAACTAGATTTTAAGTATGTAATGAAAGTGTCATCTTTGAAAGAGAAACTACCAGaagctgcttttaaaaaacagaattacaTGGAGAACAAAG tctgttgccAAGACATGTGCTTCAATATGTATGAGGTGGAGCTCTCAAACAAACAGGGGGAGAAAGTGGATAAACTAATAGAATACATTAAAAGGGAACAGTTG GCAATAATCAAATGCTTAGAAGATcgagaatttttcattttacttacgTCATCAGCCTTAATGTCCGAAACAG GTTTTGGAGAGGAGCAGACAGGTCTACATGGATTGCATTTATTCCACTCACCTCCATCAGCAGCAG GTCTGACAGACTTGAAAGTTGAAGATGACATCTCATTGAAGGTGGTGCCTGTTTTGCCTGCCCTCAATTGTGCCCTGCTAGAAGCAAAGAAATCACTTTCTGAAAAAAGAATCTCTCTAAACACATTAGTAAAGCATAATTTCCAAGACTTGTCCAAGGTGAACAAAAGCCCTCCACTAACTGCTGCTTCCCAGGATGGATTTAAAGAAACCGGCTTCTCTGGCCAAGTGTCCAGTGCTTTTGACTTGACTCCTCCAGCTGAAAAGTGCCCTTTACAGTCTTTAACTCAGCTGAAGTCTTACTTTTCAGATGCGAGTGGGTACATTTTGGGAGTGTCTACTGTGTTAGGTCTATTGGCAGAGCGTCCTCAGTCTCCTTGTATTTCAGATGGGATTTGCGATACAGGCTTTTCTTTAGTGATGACTCCAGATCCTGAATTTCACGATTcagaggcagaaggaagaaaagatacaGAAACTGGAAATAACTCTGAAGATGTGTTTCAAGCAAGACAGGGAGCTCTGGTCCCGCTGAGCCTAGCACCAAATCTGAGAGTGCAGCCCAAGAGAAAGGCGAGCACTCTGCCCGTGGTACAGAGTAAAAGGGTGAACTTGTACCGACCCTTCCCCAAAAGGACTCCTGCTGGAGGAAACAAGGGTCCCGCCTCTACCACAACTCTCAAGCTAGTCAAAGGACAGTTTcctcagaggagaaaaagag GTGCTGAAGTGCTGACTGCACAGTTTGTGCAGATAACCAAACTGGATAGGAAAGCCCAAGAAGCTCCTAGTTCTAAAGATGTTCCAGTGGCAACGAATGCTAAAAGGGCAAGGAGACGAGAGACCTCTCCAGACACCCCTGTTCCAACGGCTAAGCCACCCACGAAGAAATCTCCACAAAAACAGAGGGTAAATATAGTAAAAGGCAATCAGAATCCAAGACTCAGAAAACAGCCACAACCTG CCAAAGGAGAAACTGCTTTACAGCTTCAATCAGAAATTTCCAGTGGTCAAGATATTAGCATAAATACAGCCCAACCAGAACATGTCACAGTGGCCCCAAAAGCCCTGACTGAAACCTCTGTTGTCGGCTGTGACTCCCAGGCCCTAAACATGCTGGCCGACCTGGCTCTGAGTGCTGCTACCTCCAGCACGCCATCCCCCGAGCCCAGAAACCTCCCCTGCTCCCTGGAGCTGCCGCAAAACAGTGTTCCACTTTCTAAAGAACAGCTTTTGCATGGGACATCAGACCACGAATACCACAGAGGAGTTAAAAGTCAGAAAGGTGGGCCGTTACCCAAGCCCTCCTCTGACCAGAGTAATCTGTCTTCAGACCCCATGGTCAGCCCAGAGGAAGAGAGCGTGGATCCTGGCAGTTGGGCCCCTGCAGAAGCCCAGCCAGCACTTCCCAAGGAGACTCATGAGAGTTCCAATGCAAGCCAGACCTCTTTCGTGGCTGCGGAGCATTCCTACGCCCTGCTCCTCGCAGAACATTCAAAGAGGGGGGGCCCAGGCTTGGCCTTTGCCAAGAGCAGCACCAAAGGCTCTGACATGGGGACCCCCGTGGGGAAGGTTATACCCTTCCTGCGCCCGACGATGACGTCCCCGCTACAGAAGCTCTCCATGGCCCTGGCCTTTAGGCACAGGGGCAGGTTGCTGCCCACTGGCCCGCAGGACTTCTGCTGCTCCTCGCACACGGTGTTCTGCTGTGACGGCTCCTTTAAGGTCACGTTCACATGCGAAGCAGATTACTCTTTCAGCTTAGACAGCAAGTACACCAACAACCCGCTGGAGAAGACTGTGGTCAGAGCACTGCATGG GCCCTGGAATACTGATTTACCGGATAACGTGGAAGAGGTGAAGCTTCTGCTGCATATGTGGGTGGCTCTGTTCTACAGCAGACAGAACAAAGTTGTGCGGTCATCCCGGAAAGTCGTAGAACACAGCAACCCAGCAAAATATGTGTCCATAAATAGCCCACTAGAGTCATTTGAGTTTGGTGAAATTGAGGAGCCCTCCGGGGTAGAGAGGTACTCCTTAGATCCTCTGCTGGAGGCCAGCGAGGCTCCCAGAGGCTGTGCAGCTGAGGTGTCCTGCCCTGGCTCCAACCCCATGCGTCCTTTCACAAAGCTGCCTCCCGTGAGAGGCCTGGAGCTCTGGGTGCAGAATGAACAGAAAGAAATGTTTGCAACAGtgggtcaccaggaaagcccagaaagcCAGAATTTCATCTGTTCTTGTAATAACGAG ATAATTAGGGGGAAAGCTGAACAAGAGTCATCAGGTAAACTGGAGACTTCCAATCTTGTGCCTCCTAGCATTGGAAGCAGTCAAGCTAATGGACCTTCTGTTGCTGGTGAAGATAAAACCTTTGAGCCTCTTAATAACACACAAGTGACCTCTTGTAATGATACTGCCCCACAAACCACATTTGCCAACAAGACTTATGATGAGATCAGCAGTCCATCAATGATTTGTCAGAAGTCTGTGTATAGCACCCTTGAGAGCAAAGTTGATATTTTTCATGCACAAAGGGAAACAGAAGCAGATGCTCTGCAGGGCCTTATCCGGTGTAGCAGCCCCATAAACAAAGAATGTCAGCCGTTGTTGGAGGGGAAGGGTGATATGGGATACGTGATGATTAATCTGGAACCAGTCACGCTCACTTTGGAAAAAAGTGCCTATGTGCCAGTACAGACAGAAGCTGTCAACAGAGCTGACAAACCTACAGCCTTTAACGTGGAGTTGACTAAACAGGTGTCACCTGCTGCAAGCCTTAGACATCCCGTGTCCACATTTGAAAAGTCACAGATGCAGGCCCTTGGGGACAACCCCTCACTGGCAGTGTCAGGACAAAAGGGCACTCAGTACCTCCATGCCTCATCAGTGTGTAGAGAGACACTTGCTGAAGAAACATGTTCCTTACAGAAGGGACAGGCTATGGCAGGCTCACTTTCACCATCTGATAATCCCATGGTAACAGAAGCGTTACCATTGGCTAAAAGTTCAAATTACTCGTTACCCAGAGGAGAAATGAAACTCTCTCAAGAATTCCTTCTCCCAACACAGAATCTCTTAAGCATCTCTTCAGAAGAAATAATAGAGCCGTCCCAGGTTGAGGTAGTTCCATCGTCAGCCTCTGCCCCCTTGGGAAAAAAGGATTCCCTTAACTACATCGCATCAATAAAGAAGACTCTGTGTGGCTCTTCAGAACTAAAGAAGGACAAGAGTGGTCTAAACAGTGAAAATATTAGTTTTCAATCATTTAATTCCACATTTACCAAAGAAGCAGGCCTGTCTGTGAATAGAGAGGAGGTCAGCCTCAAGGTATCAGAGGAGGATTCCAACCTTGACCTCACTCTCACCCTATCACCACCCATGAGTCCTAGGGAAGAAGCGCCCATTGGTGAAGTGGAGCAACTGCGGGAGGCCCCGCTACCCCGCGTAGGCCttcaggagatggcagaggaaatATCTGTGCCCGAAGAGGTTCCTTCCATAGAAAACAGAGACGTGAGCTCTGCTGCTAACACATGTGTGAAAccagcagaaaacaaagagggaaAAGGTGGTGATTTACAGACAGTGGCTTTCATACTTTCTAAAGAAACGTGTACCCTGGAGGTTGCGGAGGAAGTTCACCTTGCCTCTGACTTCCCGTTCAGTTCCTTGATTGAAGAAGTGTCACCAGCTTCCAGCCCTGACCCCCAGGCACCAGTGGAAGAAGCACCACCAGCTCAGGCCACATCTCCACGTGGTCTGAATCACTGTGATGCGCTCGGTGAGAAAAGCGCCAGGCTCTCCAAGGTCGAGTCAGGAGATTTGGCCGTAACAGAAAAGGAAAGTTCTCTTGTTGCTGCCACCTGTCCAATGGAACAGGATAACTCAGCTCAGGTACAGCAGATGCAATTTTCTGCTGAAATGCCTCTACGATTACAGAACCACGCAGGAAAAAAAGGTAGATTCTTAATCCTTCCTGGTGACATCACTCAGGAAACTGGCCCGAGTAAATGTGGGGAGGGCTTCTCTCTCTCAGGAAAGAGGCCAGACTGCGATGCCATGGTAACCCAGCCTGCCTGCACTGTCACGTACGGAGGTTCTCTAGAAAACCTGGTATCGTCAGGACACCCACTGCAGCCCACGGGTGTGGAGACCTGCAGCCCCCACCCATATCATCGTGTCCTGGAGACCAGTGAGCCTTTCAGTCCTGCAGAGATCCCTGAAAACAAGTCTTCTGCTGACATGTATGTTTCTACAGCCACACCAAGTGCTGTGGTGACCAGCACTCAGAGCCTTCCTGAAGACGTCTTGAGCAGTGATGTGAAAACACACGAATGCTGTTACATCCTGGTTAAGTCCTTGCGCTCCGACCCAGTTGCTGGAGCGGAGGGTGCACAGACCCACGGGCACCCAGAGCTCCCCAAGCCTACGCTCCCCTTGGGCGGGCCCACTGCAGCCCACAGCGCAGGCCCCAGCAACACGGGGACAGGGTTACCGACCCAGGAAGTCCCTATCGTCAGGATGACCCATCTGCTCGACAGTGAGAATAGTGGAGCCGAGTTACAGGGAAGAGCCGTGGATCCTGGAGGTGCCGGCCCCCAGCTGCTCGCCACCTCTCCACAAGGCAGACAGGAGCCAGCCTGCCCGCTGCAGGAGGGGTCCCCGTGTGCAGTGTGGGATCTGCTCCGTGGCGGACTTCTCCCCACGTATCTGCAGGCTGATGCTCACCCGGGTACTGCAGGCCATGGCGAGAGTGCCGGTCCAGAGCCCCCTGCGTCCTTTGCTCCCCGATCTGGCGCACCTCCCGCTGGTGGGGTCTCTGAAGAGCAGTTGCAAGGTGGGAGTGTGGGCGAGGCAGGCACAGGTGGAGGCATGGGTGTGGGCGTGCTCTCTGACATCTACTATGAACCCCTTTCTGGAGACTCGGATCAGGACTCTCTGGGTGAGTATGGACACCCCAGATACAACACAGAAGAGTCCTGTGCTTCACAATATGGCCACACCGGGAAAAGAGAAGGTGCATCCAAAGACAGTTACAACTCTTTCCTGAGCCTGAACACCAGTGATCACAACTGGGGCTACGCAAGCCAAGTTCCAGGGCTGGAGAGCAGCATTCCTCCCAGAAGTCGGCTGGGTGGACTAAAGAAGGAAGCTACGTGTATGCCCTGTTACGTCCAAATCCGAGATGTCTGTGGGGTCCCCAGGAGCTACGCCAACTTCACTGTGACCAGAAAGctcagagacaccccaagaacccTGCACGGCTTAAGGCGGCGCCCCACCGGCACTGCCCCGTGCGGCTTGCTCAGCTCCTGGGCAGACGCCTGGCAAGGGGCAGACGATCTCACCCAGAACACTTTAGATCTGGAGCACCTGCGTTTTGCACACAAACTGAAACAAATTGTGAAGATGGGAGCCGCTCGGCATTCTGTCCTTTTGCCCGGCACCTTTCCAAAGGAGCCCCCAGCCCAGGTCACCACAGGGGCTTTCCATGGGACCCCAATGCCCACATGCCCGGGGCTGCCTCCCGCCTCCCGAAGCAGGAGTCCTCTCATGGTGACGATCGTGCATCAGATGCCTAACCATGTGGACTGCCCCTCCTCCTGGAAGAAGAGGTGTGGCCACAGTAGAAATCACCTCACAAACTCAGACCAGAATCAGACAGCGTCCTTCCACCTCCACAAGCTGAAATACAACAACAGTACATTGAAAGACTCGCGCAACGACATCGCTGTCATTCTCAGCGAGTATGCCGAGTTCAACAAGGTGATGCTGAGCAGCCGCCAGGTGGTCCAGGACACGGAGCCGCCTGTGGCTTTGGGAGCAGCCGTTCCCCGCGAGCTGTGTGTCTGCGGCCCGCAGCCCGCCTCCTATGAGGACCTGGTGGCCGACCTGTGCTCCAGCCTGCGCGTCAAGCTGGAGCGAGTGGTGAGGGAGGCATGTTCTAGCACCTTCCTCTTCCACCTCGTGGAGACAGAAGACAAGTCCTTCTTTGTAAGAACAAAG AATATCCTGAGGAAAGGAGGTCACACAGAAATCGAACCTCAGCATTTCTGTCAAGTATTTCACAGAGAGAAAGGTGCACTTTTAGTCATCATCAGAAATGAAGATATAGCATCCCACCTGCATCAG ATCCCTTctctgctgaagctgaagcacttTCCCAGGGTCGTCTTTGCCGGAGTCGACAGCCCTGAAGATGTCCTCAATGACACCTACCAAGAGCTGCTTCGGACAGGAGGCTTTGTGGTATCAGATGACAAACTACTAGAGACTTTAACGTTAG TTCAACTGAAGGAAATTGTCAAAATCCTAGAAAAACTAAATGGAAATGGAAGATGGAAGTGGTTGCTTCACTacagggaaaataaaaagctaaaggAAGATGTGAG agtgGATTCAATTGCACATAAAAAGAACTTAATATTGAAATCGTATCAGAGTGCAAACATCATTGAGCTGCTTCACTATCACCACTGTGACTCTCGACCATCAACCAAAGCTGAGCATCTGAAATGTCTGGTGAACCTGCAGGTTCAGCACATCCACGCCAGGTTTGCCGTCTTCCTGACAG aaaagCCTGTGGTCTCCAGAGAAGTCTTTGAAAACAGTGGCATCCTTGTGACAGATGTAAATGACTTTATTGAAAATATACAGAAAGTAGCATCTCCATTTCGGAGTAGCTACTGGTAA